The Stigmatopora argus isolate UIUO_Sarg chromosome 16, RoL_Sarg_1.0, whole genome shotgun sequence genome has a window encoding:
- the LOC144090685 gene encoding bile salt-activated lipase-like: MEKLGILIALALALFLETVSATSLGVVYTEGGMVEGENIRLGFRHHMDIFKGVPFADIPGRFEKPRRHPGWDGVLKVTEYRKRCLQLNLLMTDTRGSEDCLYLNIWVPHNRAVSTNLPVMVWIYGGAFLAGGSMGANFLDNHLYDGQEISDRGNVIVVTLGYRVGTLGFLSTGDPSLPGNYGLWDQQAAIGWVHRNIRSFGGDPDNITIFGESAGGASVSFQTLTPHNKGIIKRAISQSGVALCPWAIIKNPRKIAQEIAIKVKCPTDERMVACLKMTDPVLLTKAGTLKMSSSPDAPLINNLILSAVIDGDFLPDDPSKLFHNAAAIDYIAGVNDMDGHLFTAVDIPSINSHLVDTPIDDMKRLLATYTKDQGKQGLENAYATYTSSWPSTPKKEDIKRTIVDVGTDYIFLVPTQAALYLHAANATSGRTYSYLFSEPNRMGGIALPYPSWMGADHADDLQYVFGKPLSTPLGYWPRHRDLARYMIAYWTNFAKTGDPNKGDLSVPTTWPRFTNGHQYLEIHHDMDKNYVRQKMRMRYVHFWTSVLPKLPINISE; this comes from the exons ATGGAGAAGCTGGGCATCTTGATCGCGCTTGCGCTTGCGTTGTTCCTGGAGACGGTGTCCGCCACCTCT CTTGGGGTGGTCTACACCGAAGGCGGCATGGTGGAGGGCGAAAATATCCGTCTGGGTTTCCGTCACCACATGGACATCTTTAAAGGGGTTCCTTTTGCCGACATTCCTGGAAGGTTTGAGAAACCTCGGCGTCACCCTGGTTGGGACG GTGTTCTGAAAGTGACGGAATACCGGAAGAGGTGTCTTCAGTTGAACTTGCTCATGACGGACACGAGAGGAAGCGAAGATTGTCTCTACCTCAACATTTGGGTTCCTCACAACAGAGCAG TGTCCACCAATCTACCCGTTATGGTCTGGATCTACGGTGGAGCTTTCCTGGCTGGAGGCTCGATGGGTGCTAACTTTCTGGATAATCATCTCTACGATGGGCAAGAGATTTCAGATAGAGGAAATGTTATCGTGGTGACGCTGGGATACCGTGTGGGAACTTTGGGCTTCCTCAGCACGGGAGACCCTAGTTTGCCAG GGAACTACGGACTGTGGGACCAGCAGGCGGCTATCGGCTGGGTTCACCGAAACATTCGCTCCTTTGGAGGAGATCCAGACAACATCACCATCTTTGGCGAATCCGCGGGTGGTGCGAGTGTGAGCTTTCAG ACGCTGACCCCACATAACAAGGGAATAATCAAGAGAGCCATCTCCCAgagtggtgtggctctttgccccTGGGCTATCATCAAGAACCCCCGCAAGATTGCACAAGAG ATTGCAATTAAAGTCAAGTGCCCCACGGATGAGAGAATGGTGGCCTGTTTAAAGATGACCGATCCCGTTTTGCTGACAAAAGCAGGCACTCTCAAAATGTCCAGCTCGCCTGAtg CCCCCCTCATAAACAACTTGATCCTGTCAGCTGTAATTGACGGCGATTTCCTGCCCGACGATCCTTCCAAATTATTCCACAACGCCGCCGCCATCGACTACATTGCTGGAGTCAACGACATGGACGGACATCTTTTCACCGCAGTCGACATCCCTTCCATCAACTCCCACCTAGTGGACACGCCTAT CGATGACATGAAGAGGCTGCTCGCTACGTACACCAAAGACCAGGGCAAGCAGGGTCTGGAAAACGCATACGCCACGTACACTTCATCGTGGCCGTCCACTCCCAAAAAGGAGGACATTAAGAGAACAATCGTGGATGTTGGAACCGATTACATCTTCTTGGTTCCTACACAGGCCGCCCTTTACCTTCATGCTGCTAATGCCAC ATCCGGTCGTACCTACTCGTATCTGTTTTCTGAGCCAAACCGCATGGGCGGTATCGCTCTGCCTTACCCCAGCTGGATGGGAGCGGACCACGCCGACGACCTGCAGTATGTTTTCGGAAAGCCTCTGAGCACGCCGCTGGGATACTGGCCTCGCCACCGCGATCTGGCTCGCTACATGATCGCCTATTGGACCAACTTTGCCAAAACTGG AGACCCCAACAAAGGGGACTTGAGCGTTCCCACCACCTGGCCTAGGTTTACCAATGGACACCAGTATCTGGAGATCCATCACGATATGGATAAGAATTATGTAAGACAGAAGATGAGGATGCGTTATGTGCATTTCTGGACCAGCGTCTTACCCAAACTTCCAATAAACATCTCGGAATGA
- the gtf3c5 gene encoding general transcription factor 3C polypeptide 5 produces the protein MEEDLKLGLTLKELTFCALNEQDDAFRRSTTLELPDNKLLNVEYPAIISSVDKMLDTLGGEKTVSQTYSNPNLRLELRYRPQDPFCHFLCGNRFSSNNLLLRVRRRIRKRDAKVAELKMEILGVIGTTYKFQGMADYQCLAVHCQDGKNTSLYDKIILQKPEKQEYFQQAMPYFLPPAIFSRLDTPVDYYYRPDVSQKMPTEVSSKTSFIGRSRPRRPHNALFVSFADPGVPTEALEAAKTHWAKICMREQEKQAEEKLLAMFESRPIWSRNALKANINIHPDKLKMLLPVLAFYMVTGPWRSLWVKLGYDPRKTVDAKKYQMLDFRMRCSTKNGYWLNDLVVKPKRTTLKYALPNTLNKAVPVAASLTDLPTQDASSTSRDPVQTSYLLKDSSYIFREGMLPPHRQMFYQLCDLQVPRIHEIIEQNNGTEQVCDERDGWCPVGTTDKLRDIISTMVKKVIRAQKMPTQKQPRRRVQGPKGDAKDGENEEDDDYEDDEEVEEEYRPSDGSENEMETEILDYM, from the exons ATGGAAGAAGATTTGAAATTGGGCTTGACGTTGAAGGAACTAACGTTTTGTGCTTTAAATGAACAGGACGATGCGTTTCGTCGCTCGACCACATTGGAACTACCGGACAACAAACTGCTTAATGTGGAGTATCCTGCCATCATTTCGAGCGTGGACAAGATGCTGGACACTCTTGGTGGCGAGAAAACTGTCTCTCAA ACGTATTCCAACCCGAATTTACGGTTAGAGCTGCGCTACCGACCTCAGGATCCTTTTTGTCACTTCCTGTGCGGAAATCGCTTCTCTTCCAACAACCTTCTCCTCCGAGTGAGAAGAAGAATCCGGAAAAGAGATGCCAAAGTTGCCGAGCTCAAGATGGAAATACTCGGTGTCATTGGAACAACGTATAAATTTCAAG GAATGGCCGACTATCAGTGTCTTGCTGTCCATTGCCAAGATGGAAAAAACACATCCCTGTACGACAAAATCATCCTTCAGAAACCGGAGAAACAAGAATATTTTCAACAGGCGATGCCGTATTTCCTCCCCCCGGCCATATTTTCGCGTCTGGATACGCCGGTGGATTATTACTACCGACCTGACGTCTCACAAAAGAT GCCAACAGAAGTCTCCAGCAAGACGAGTTTTATCGGCAGGAGCCGACCCCGACGACCCCACAACGCCCTTTTTGTCAGTTTTGCGGATCCGGGCGTTCCCACCGAGGCTCTGGAGGCCGCTAAGACTCACTGGGCTAAAATCTGCATGAGGGAGCAAGAGAAGCAGGCTGAGGAAAAATTACTCGCG ATGTTTGAGAGCCGCCCCATCTGGTCCCGGAATGCTCTCAAGGCCAACATAAATATCCACCCGGATAAACTCAAAATGCTCCTGCCTGTTTTGGCATTTTACATG gtaaCAGGACCGTGGCGAAGTCTGTGGGTAAAATTGGGTTACGATCCCCGAAAGACAGTCGATGCCAAGAAGTACCAAATGCTTGACTTCAGGATGCGTTGTAGCACCAAAAATG GCTATTGGCTAAATGACCTGGTGGTGAAACCCAAGAGGACTACCCTGAAATACGCCCTGCCAAATACACTCAACAAGGCCG TTCCAGTTGCAGCTAGCTTGACAGACCTTCCCACTCAGGATGCTTCAAGCACCAGTCGAGATCCAGTCCAAACTTCTTATCTGTTAAAG GACTCCTCTTATATTTTCAGAGAGGGAATGCTACCTCCTCACCGGCAGATGTTCTACCAGCTCTGTGACTTGCAGGTTCCAAG AATCCATGAAATCATCGAGCAGAACAACGGCACGGAACAAGTATGCGACGAGCGGGACGGCTGGTGTCCCGTCGGCACCACCGATAAACTGAGGGACATCATCTCGACGATGGTCAAGAAGGTTATCCGAGCGCAAAAAATGC cGACGCAAAAGCAACCGAGACGTAGAGTCCAAGGTCCTAAAGGGGACGCTAAGGATGGGGAAAATGAAGAAGACGACGATTATGAGGATGACGAAGAAGTGGAGGAGGAATACCGGCCATCGGATGGCAGCGAAAATGAGATGGAGACAGAAATATTGGATTACATGTGA